The nucleotide window ATCAAGCTTTACCACAATACAAATGTGGACAGTGTGTATGCAACACTCACAAACCTGTAATGCTACAGAGAGAGACAGAAAAAGTCATGCAATTTCTCATGGGTTTAAATGACTCTTATCACCATGTAAGTAGTCAAATACTCCTTATGTCTCCTTTCCCTGATGTGAATGTAGTGTTCAATTTGATTAGGCAGGAAGAGAATACACAGCAGATGTATTCATCAGAGACAGTGACAGACACTCCAGTTGCTATGGCTTTCACCAAGCCAAATAATTTCTCTTCCAACAAAAATTTCAGACACAACAACACAGACGGACCAAAAAGAGATTCTGATAATATATCCAAGAGTTCTTCATCAAACAGAGAAGGCATGTATTGTAAACATTGCAAAAAGGACAACCACAATACAGAAAAGTGCTTCAGACTGTTTGGTTTTCCTTCAAGGAAGAAACCAAATAATAGTGGTAGATCCTACTAAGCTAACCAAGTTTCAACTTCCTCTGTTGAGTCCATACCTCAAAATATGGATCACTCCAATGTTCAATGCTTGCAACTAATTGATTTTCTTAAGACTAAGATGAATGGAGAAGCTTCTAATACTTCACAACCTCAGCATCACATAGCTTCAGCTTTATCAGGTATAACCAATCCTATTCAACATATTACTAAATGGATAATTGATTCTGGTGCATCTGATCATGTTGCATGTCATTTATCATTACTTCATAAATATCATGTCATGCATAACGCCTATGTCACCCTGCCTAATGGTCAAAGACATAGCATCAGTCATATAGGTTCTGTCAAACTCACTCCCCAAATTACTCTCACAAATGTTCTTTGTGTTCCTAGTTTTGCCTTCAACTTAATCTCAGTAAGTAAACTTACTAATTTGAGTCATCATACTATCCTGTTTTCTAAAAACAAGTGTGCACTGCAGGATCCAGTCACCTTGAAGAAAACTGGAATGGGCAGCATGATTAAAGGACTCTACATCTACAATCCTGATGAAGAACATCATGTTTTGTACTCTGCTAGCACAAATTCTATAATCTCTAATAGGATATGGCATATGAGACTGGTCATCCATCTCATTCTATAAGCCAAATGTTGCCAAATTTTTGTCAAACAATTCACAGGATTGTAATGAATGTTTTTATGGCAAAATGAAAAGACTCCCTT belongs to Tripterygium wilfordii isolate XIE 37 chromosome 2, ASM1340144v1, whole genome shotgun sequence and includes:
- the LOC120009700 gene encoding uncharacterized protein LOC120009700, which codes for MITTLEARNKLVFIDGTLPIPSPQDPNLPLWKQGNSLIKNWITNCLSAQILASITSFKSARDLWLDLKNMFSVTNKTRVFEIYRALANIKQATLSVTDYYVKLKSYWDELQQHQALPQYKCGQCVCNTHKPVMLQRETEKVMQFLMGLNDSYHHVSSQILLMSPFPDVNVVFNLIRQEENTQQMYSSETVTDTPVAMAFTKPNNFSSNKNFRHNNTDGPKRDSDNISKSSSSNREGMYCKHCKKDNHNTEKCFRLFGFPSRKKPNNSGRSY